Genomic segment of Eupeodes corollae chromosome 2, idEupCoro1.1, whole genome shotgun sequence:
gaaaaattaaaaaaaaaaaaaaaacattattaaatgtatacaaagaaaacacaaaaaaaaaaatgtaaattaaatcaattaaagttaaatcattgcattatgtatataaataatttcaattacaaCTCAATAAGTAAACTTTTGTACGGCGGGGAGTGATGTGGCGTGTACACTGTCCATTAGCAATATCCATAGTGTAAACCCACTAAtaacttatgtcaaaaaaatattcttttttttaagtgtacGAAAACCAAATGATTTTTTGATCCGAACTGTACCAAAAACCCATCGCTGCCCGCCATAGTTTTTCCTGCTTCCTTTTCGGTTGAGACTTGGTACGAGACAGACGTctctcaaaaattaataaaattaaataaagataatagtaaaataaatttatgtgTCTTATTACTAAGGGCACactataatccatttcctctgcaaatgtcctgctttggcaaacactagaatgaaatactttggaaaagcattctttcaagaacttgatgagctatctgagacgaAGATTGGAGacttaatcttttttctcaatgcgacaaaatggctctaacataatcgctatgaagcttctctatcaatctatccctttcaatcaaaggtcaaactagtttttggtatcaaaacggagcACTATAGCGCttattggatctcaggctaggttgccttgagatcgccatttctacctacctacctataactTAAGGCAGTTTCAAGTAGTTCCCATAGTTTGTTTTCATTCAGCAAGAGTGTACTGTACTCATCAGTTAAGTGAAAcatattttcattattgaatTAGGGAATATTTTAActtctttcttatattttgtcCTACATCGAAggtcaacatttttatataagatcgcaaaatgttgatttcaaagtatttaagtaatggaaattcaaatttatatttgttgcaTAAGCTTCGGCTATATCCttccgatttttttcaattcaatttttaaatcttaaacccTAATAATCAAAATAATGATATACCAAAAAAATCTCctgattataaaaaagtttggccAAAAGGTTGGCAGACGCATTTTAAGCTATTTCAAaggaataattttacttttttaatacttttgaaaaaataaaaactcattgaAGCGTTTAACAATACATTTAATTCGGGGTTTTCGAAGAAAAGATGTacaaatattttccataaataaCCATATATTTAAAGAAACTAAAATATTACCCCTATTACCTTTGGCGAATTGAGAACCGTTAATTCGAgttaaatgtcaacatttttcgaaGATCACTATATTGTCGCTATATAATGTTCATTGATTTGAACGTCATTCGTGTTATTATTTGTCGAACGTtcatattgtgtgagaaaaggtcgaagcttatgtaaaataaataaaaaatatgaatactaCTAAGGAACATTGAACGTTCTCCTCTTTGCTACCACGTTTCAAGAACTGACTTAAGATTACTGCAGTTCCATACAAAGGAATCATGGGTCGATCCTGGTTATCTTGCGTCAACATCACGAATACACATTTTATGGTCACACGCCTTAAAAACTTGgattaaaaaccaaaagctaCTCTCTCTTATCAATTAATGAacacaacagtttttttttttgaaatttcattagttgacgtttatttatgtcagttatttattttttgtatagtagCACTGAATTTTGAACTCGAATTGTAAAGTTCGCCAACTGTAGTACGTCAAATGTGTTAGTTCGCTAATGAAAACATCTCACTTAGAACGTTCGATTCGCTTCGAGTTTGAGTATATGCAGAGTATTTTgtgcatttgagcactaaaatcaaagaaatccccaacaaaaaaaaagcaagtatagcaacactgaacaaaaaacatggggggcattcacaaagctagtggctacgtagtcaaaattcaactagctttgcgaatgcaaaactacactacaaagctagtcaatctgaaactgtcatatttttgacaaatacaaatatataaaataagaaacatttttgatttgataactttaacttatcttttgtttttttttttttaaattcaataaaatcaaattaaagacacaatttgaatgatttatatttgtatttaaatattgaacaatttatttcattttgaattcgtgtgtccttaccgagcagctgattgtgaaacgtcaaaatcactctccactaactttgtagccgaatatttatatgtatatgtattttacactacgtcggaggggaagtttcaactacttttgtagctAGATTTAGCCAaccagaatcccttgactacgtagccactagcatTGTGCGGCCAtggaataaatgtcaaaatcaaccaattTTACGTGTTTTATAatagtgaactttgaaaattaattaaaaatagaaataaatgtttcctcgctctaaaattgctatagttattttttgcacatatctgtcaaataaaaaaaaccgcaagtcgaaattcgtgctgcgatAATAGAGAATTGAGCCAGAATATTAATAAATGGTTACTTTTCGACATATTTCCAAGTGTTTTTCAAAGTAACTCCGAATTGGTGGTTTTGTTCCACAAAactctatttttcaaaagattttcaaaGCGGTTCAGATCTGCGGTgcaatcggctaaggtgatagttgacaatcatttttttgataatcaaattcactatcattgggcaggttcagacaatatataggacttcatttgcagttaactgcattccttgaacgtacattatgaccaagtcaactagttagttgttcaagtgtcataaactttaaactcagaactttacttcgttAACTTTTACCTTCAGTTTacctaacaaaaacattattgtctacaaaacactcctcaggcaaactAGAAGTCCACCCCAATttcgtattgtaaagaaatattacttttttcttttccaatttgacgagataaattgtcattctgacataagttaacttgacttgatagtaagggagatttttcttaactaactttccagtcaagtttccaataacgttgccttaattggaaggcaattttttggcagctggccaatcagatgctagaaacttacCTTATTTTAAAGTCCCTTcgccttatgtcgcctgaacctgcccattttcattccgtctttgtaagatgattcaactcaattcaattcgattgaacaatttcagattcaaattttcaaaattgattgctGTCTTGgtgaaatttcaaattgattcctataaaatatctaaataaaagtatgaAATGGGctctatttgaataaaatttattagaCCCTCAGATATGGGGGTCTAGAATATTAGAACTTGGTTTAGGAATGTTTTTACTTGTTCCAAAGGCCTTACTTTTAGATTCATTTCACACATTATAAgagcaataataaaatattttaagaaaatacataaaaatagaCGGTTTGCGAAAAAGTCATATTATTAAATGCTGTGGACGCTGACAGTTAAATAAAGTGTAAAACCTTCATAAGCATTTAAACCCCTTAaactgtttacttttattttagttttacataaaaaacgcaattttttatttcgaaacaaaaaaatgagaatatcaaaaccaaatcctaaaatatacatatgtacagtacatatgtgcatacatacatacattatgtatttCCGCTGCAAAGAAAActgatagaatttttaaattttgctctTAAAATCTCCGAATTTTgggtcaaaacaaaaaacaaataacacgTTAGAAACTCAGTTTCATTGAGTCGAAATCTTAAATTCCTAGAAATTCAAACATGATTTTAAACCGAGATCTACAAATATGATTAAATGTGAAGAAATGCTCgagttcttaatatttttaaaacgaagTTTCAGAATTACTAGATCGTGTTATATTTTAGAACATAGCGAACTATTTTAGTTCATTGGAGCCATTAATTTCCTAGATATATTGCCAAGTTCcactttaatataattattatgtcgaacattttttgattaatgTAAAGTATACTTTAAAGTATAAATTACTTACTTAGTTATGAAATATTAATGGTTATTATTTTAGCCACTACTGTATATTTGgagcaaatgtattttttaataagattttttaagTACAAGCAAACCTTGTTCAGACCAAGTGGATATATGTAGGGCAATGTACTATTGTAAGGTGGATTCAAGCTTAAGGTTGCTAGGCTTTTGAACACCTTTTTATATACAGATCTCTTTTACAGTAGGATGTGTTTAGTGTTCTTAGTGAGTACGATAATTAGATAATGATAATTAATCTAGAGTTCAATACCAATTTATAGCATTATCCGATAATTCTTACCATCAACGCCGTAAAAGGTTTCATATTGAAGTCAATGATAGCAGAAAAATGcttaatatttcttcttcaCTTTAAAATCTATCATTCATTCATTATTTTAGTGAATTTTATACCTAAAACATATTGCtggttaataaaaaacaatatataagaaacaacaaaaatggcaataaatacatttattattaaacaattgtactcttttttaaaaaaggacacttcacaaaacaaactttgactttagtaataataatattatggtTTTTTTTGGTCATATAACAACAAATCACCCTGATCTGGTTTATCACGAGTCGCGTGATATGCTTCACGTTCCCGGTCAGGGAATTTCGTTGGTAAGTTTGGCGAGTGCAGATTTACTCTTGCCTCATAACGAATTCCAGCTATTTCGACTTCATAATGCCCAGATAAAATGTAATCATTTGTTACTGGCATTTCTTTTCCGTTTTCATCTAAATGTCGAACAAATCCAAGACACACCTGCTTCTTGAGTGTGAATCCATAACCAGTTGTTGTGGTCATCCCACAGTATTGACCATTGCGATAGATTGGCTCACCTCCCCAGCACCAAAGATCAACCTCGTGGTCGTGGTCGTTGAGCAGAAGTTGAACATACATTCGATGGACCCCATCTTTACGTTGTTTTTCCAAAGCTTTGCGACCGATGAATTCAATTGGTTTCTgtaagaaattaatatttaaaaataaacaagaaaaggTAAAAGACTGgaggaatttttttcaatttgcgaTATAAGCGCATATAATTTCATGGGAAGCGTGCAGTTTGTACATTTcgtatgtaaaatttaataaggTGGTAATGGTGAGCCGGATTTCAAGGAAAagatttgtaagtttttttttttaaatctgttgttgaatttaattgagacactttttaaggaaaaagaaaaacaagcaaAGGAAATTTGAATagcaaatattcttaaaatagaaaaaccaaCTTTgcttgatgttcaaatggtagaaaggtgcattcaagaggacacaagcgtccacaggtttttctcaaaaccaacctctgtctatcaactcctactctcacctacccgcggtgaacatcaggtgcctagtacctcaactggagattgggttctaaccccagtggaaagttgttagcCTTGGATAtagacggatttactgttgacgacccacgcaaacgaaataaggacaacgaacttcggatctgtacgtggaatgttaggtcccttaacagatcaCGTGGAGCCGagcaattagcggaagccctaaactgctgcaaagcagatattaccgccatcccaGAAGTGCGATGgaatggaccgggcaaacgcaaactaaaagactgcgcggtatactacggcgactgctgcCGATACCAAAGACATTGTCTATTTGGGAGTGGATTTATTGTTGAAATtagacttaggcaaaaagtcttgagtttcaacagtgtgagcgaacGCATCACGACAGttcgcatcaaggcttaattcgccaacataaacctaatatgcgcgcatgcccccaTAGTGGATAGAGATGAATAaaccaaagacatatttttcgagctcttggacaagacttatgagcagtgccctggctatgactttaaaattatcttaggagattttaacgacaagctagaaagagaagacatctttggtggcataatcggaagGTACACCTTCAACAACGGACTCAGgttgatcgatttcgctgcagggcgtgacgttctggtagctagtacacaGTTCCCcaatcttaatatccacaaggggacatagaaatctcctgatcaatcaactctcaaccagattgaccacattgcgatcggcgcacgacacttctccagtatacaggatgtcagaacattccgaggggctaACATTgattcggaccactacctcttgtagccaaggtacggctacggatatcccaatccaagccaaaacaaagaagtacaagagactgccatgtccttttcctatcgagtctctaataacctcttaagaaggCCTATGCTGCttgcattaagcattaaaaaccagtggcaaaattgccttgcagccatcaaagGTGACGCCTCTGAAGTCCTAGGTTTCACACAGCCACCAAAACGAAACCCCTGGTttcgcacgcagcgaaacaacaggcatacaaaacggcagCGCTGCACAGAAAGACCAGAGCTActtacgagcagaagaggagagaggaacaccgggttcttagatggaaaaaaagagagcatgagaagcgcacgatcgaggagatagagggatatcacaacaggaatgaggttcgtaaatttaaccaaaaggtaaaaaaaaactcccaagggtatcagccacgaaccgaagcctgtaaggacgatcatagtttgcccaatacataaaaaaggagaccctctaaactgtaccaactacagaggcaatagtgtccttaacattgcatataagatcctctctgctgtattatgtgaacgtctgaaaccgttcgtcaacaacctgataggtccttatcagtgtggcttcaggtcaggaaagtccactatcgaccaaacattaacactacggcagatctctttatcgattttaaagctacgtatgacagcatctatagggaagagctctacagagcaatgtctagttttggcatcctgtcaaactcatccgtttgtgcagaatgacgatggagaatgcacgctgctctatcaaggtcaaaTGCACCGATGCATTTAGACAaaacgatgcactgtcatgcgacttcttcaatatcgttctggaaagaattgtgcaaaactcaaccgtcaacactagaggcacaatcttccaaaggttcatccaTTTACTTGGATACGaagatgatattgatattggaagatcaaagcgtgttgtcagtggagcgtttttgagcattgcgacggaagcgaagaaaatgggtttggtggtcaatgagggcaagaccaagtattagctgtcatcaaaaaaggacattgaaaaacgacgtcttggacaaaacgtcaccatggactgCTATAACTTCGAGGAAGTTAAGGACTTGGTCTACCTaagcaccgctataaactcagacaaggacaccagcgctgaaatcaaacgaagaataattcgtGCAAATAGCTgcttctttgggcttagaaggcaatcgagtagtaaagtcctatttcgagcatctaaaatcaccatctataagacactcatcatcccggttttcatttatggcgctgaggcctggaccctgtcaaagaaagatgatagcgccttagaatgcttcgagagaaaaatggagatggagaatggaagagaagatataacgacgaactgtacaacgctccagcccggaaggtcttcgaatccaatcccgagggacggcgcagtagaccaagctgactggagacgcatgttggttgaggaccAGGTTCAACCCGGACTAtagagccaccttaagtaagtaagtctttACTTGATGTTGATGCtctgatttttgtttagttcattatttttgtattttctttttgttttagtgttttttgcaaataatgcctttttcaataaatatttatttattgtttatcaattaaaagttttgataGGTTACCACGATgactattttaaatacagtttcTCTCAGAATATTTCCTTTTGTCAAATACTTACAAGGCAAATAAGATCAGAATGTTTTGATTTGTAatttagttaagtttaaaaaaagaaactcctTTGTTAAGGGAacattaaaaatacaactttcGTCCTGATCCCGAAAGTATACCTTTGATTAACTATCAAACTTGAGAGCTACAATGATTCGTAAATTaggttgaatttaaaattttacttacattAAACTTTACTCGCCAACTGCGACCACATTCCAAAGGAGTGGTAAATGTGTCCAGATCTTGCCCCCAAAAAGCATAAAATTTCTCTATCCTCAAAGCTCTTGTTGCATAGTATCCTAAAgagttttaggttttttttcaataaatatagaTCTTAATTATAATTATGTTCCCAACTCACCTGCATGTTGAATTCCATACCTCTGCCCAGCTTCTACAAGTCTTCCATATACATGCAATGCAAATTCGTTGGGTATATAAAGTACGTATCCTAATTCACCAGTGTGGGTTATATTCATAGTTCGTATACCATTGGCTAAACCCACATCTAATTCCTAACACAACAGAATTAAGTCCGATgtcataagaaaaataaatttcaaagaaaacttaCTCTATATGTAAAGAATGGGAAATTTTTCTGTGAAAGATCCGTATCAGTCAATTCTGAGAGCAATATTCTGCTATAGGGCCCGAGCACACAAATGGCAGTGTACATTGATGTTACATCAGAAATATTTACTCCTCCTCCAGGAAGCATGTGTTTGTTGATCCAAGCCATTGATCTTGTTTGTTGAACAGTCGGCGCAATCatcataaaactaaaaacaaaaacgaaggACCCCATTTCAGATCTATATGTAGtggatgttattttttaaaatgcttaaacGTATCGACGAAGGACCCCATTTCAgataaagtgtttttaattCCTATAAAGACGTAACTCGTAAACTCGTGCATTAGTTATCCGTTTATtggattgaaaatagaaatatttggAAAGTATCTAAGGAATTTGaacctttaaaaaagctttGTAACAAGTGCCCAGCTATTGTTCAATATGAGCCTTCAAACCTTCAGGAAGAAGGAAAGAACAATCAAATTAGGATTGAAAGcagtaattaaattttgatatatttcaaGGAAACAATATTCTAAACATTTCTGTTATGGCCGAGCTTAACAGCTTTTCATACCACTGAGAAAAGCACCTCTTCACATAAGATATTTCTATGTATTATGTATCTTATGATTTCTGGCATACCCAttgctacatgtaaactattgcttaGGCAGTGAAGAAGGCAAATACCAgatggaataacatcaccatgtgtcaggtcacaataaacatctggcctacactagatttaaagcgatcaatgTGCTTGCTCTAAGCAGAtggcatataagctcgataataaaTGTCATAACAGGGCAGAGTCTAATatgaaagcacgccacgcggctaggcgtattctcaaacgaATTTTGAAGAAGCTATAAGGATGAGGTTCTTCACCTcttctgtacatgccctgccctatctcaaaaattcaagaattacctaagagaattcttctataacgatctacaTCATATTaccataatcagcctctcacgacttaaactggtttcattgagatTAAAAGAAAGCCTCaatattcatgtggtatcacaatgggtcatTAAACTGGCCGTGTCCTAACCTAACTCTTACGGTTATTAATTCATTCAAAATACTTTTCACACATTTTCCAAGTTTAATTATATTACAAACTTCTATTACTCTCCCGCTCTCTAGACGCGTGTGGACAAAAATCCATAATAATTATAGGAAGACTATAAAAACGCTACTCAGAGTTGGACGATACACCGATCCCAATCATAAAATACTGTGGACTTATTATTTGGACCATCTGCTTGTGTTTCAGCTATTATTCCCGAACTAATATTGAGTACCGTTCGTCCTTCCGCATATCTTCTTGAATTTCCAAttctttaaggttttttttttttcaagattttaggatgtttaataatgtttttttactttaaataggTACTTATTCATTTTCTTCcttaaaatgttagaaaaagtTAAGAAACTTACTGACTCTCGGCGAGTCTGACTAACGAGCAGTCATTCTCATAACCACCCCAATCATTCTGCATTCCCGTATGAATTATAGATCCCACAGGCACATCAACATCATTGGAACACAAATACTGTAAGAGATCAACAACTTCCCGACCGTTTGACCACATATCATATTTCGTAAAGGAACTATAATCTGCCAGGCCTATTCTTTCTCTACATGCATTGTATTCGGCCATAACATAATCAAACCATGGCGGTTTACCAAATGTACAAGTTTGTGCAACTCGAAAACGAGGTATTCCATGTTCatctaaaaaaatgaaagttcaaaaataatctaaaaaaagcaaatttattATGTTAACTTTCGAGACTTACcgagtttgtttttttgttcgaaGTAATTGGGCCTTTCGTAGCCCATCAACTGTCCAAACACTGCCCCGGCTTCTCTTAGAGCTGGAAAAATTGGCGACATTCTCAAATTTCTCCCCGATTTGAATTCATGATAGGgataattgattttgaaatactttCCTGGCACTTCCTTAGCACGATCTCTCAAAAATTTCCTATTACTGTGAACCCCCAGGAACCGTTTGATGTCAACATTATGCAGATCCAACTCGGTGTATCCCTTTGTAATCAAATCGGCCAGCGATTTGCCCATCCCTCCAGCAGCAGATACACCCATTGTCTTCATCCCAGTTGAGACGTAATAGTTTTGAATTTCAGACGATTCTCCTAAGATCCAATTGCAATCGGGAGAAAATGCCTCCGGAGCATTACAGAGACGCTCCAATTTGGCATTCTTTAGTTGGGGAACACGCACAAGAAGCTCATCTAACAGCGGGTGGAAGTGATCCCAGTTGGGTTGGAGCTCTCGTTCATCCTGTGACAGGGGTACACCGTCCTCGTAAGCACATTTCGCTTCTGACTCAAATCCTCCAGCTAAGATGCCACCATTCTTCTCGCGAAAGTAGATCTCCCCATCGCAGTCCCTCACAAATGGTGTATTAGGATCGAGTCCCTCGATTGGTTTTGTATGGAGGAAGTGACGTTCGACCGGTTGAAGAGGAATTTTCACCACCGGTGTAGACAAAGTTCCAACCTCACGAGCCCAGAACCCACtgcaattaacaaaaaattcacaATCTATGTTGCCAGAAGTGGTCTCGGCTTGAATAACTTTGTTTATGCCTTGTCTGACCTTTTTCAAAGCACAGTGTTCAATAATGGTAGCACCCATGCGTTTGGCTTCGCTTATGAAAGTATCACATACCAAGGGTGGGTCGCAAATTCCATCCGCCGATATCCACAGCCCTCCAGCTAGGTCGTCAATTTCTATTATGGGACACAGCTCCTTGCACTGTTCAGGAGTTACTATTTCACACGGAATACCCCAAGCCGAACCTTGGGACTTCATTCTATTATACGACGTCATTCGATCAA
This window contains:
- the LOC129945990 gene encoding pyruvate dehydrogenase phosphatase regulatory subunit, mitochondrial yields the protein MISFRCISSKNTFLRLKGSRLQQNVLVHLGSGDQMSIIFRKRKFRPIQPEINSAQNLPSEAKVVICGGGIMGASVAYHLALKGWGPQTVLIEQAKIGGGSKWSDIGIAGRFEPTYNALKLAEYSIDLVKDLTNRGHSTGWKQVGSLSLARTFDRMTSYNRMKSQGSAWGIPCEIVTPEQCKELCPIIEIDDLAGGLWISADGICDPPLVCDTFISEAKRMGATIIEHCALKKVRQGINKVIQAETTSGNIDCEFFVNCSGFWAREVGTLSTPVVKIPLQPVERHFLHTKPIEGLDPNTPFVRDCDGEIYFREKNGGILAGGFESEAKCAYEDGVPLSQDERELQPNWDHFHPLLDELLVRVPQLKNAKLERLCNAPEAFSPDCNWILGESSEIQNYYVSTGMKTMGVSAAGGMGKSLADLITKGYTELDLHNVDIKRFLGVHSNRKFLRDRAKEVPGKYFKINYPYHEFKSGRNLRMSPIFPALREAGAVFGQLMGYERPNYFEQKNKLDEHGIPRFRVAQTCTFGKPPWFDYVMAEYNACRERIGLADYSSFTKYDMWSNGREVVDLLQYLCSNDVDVPVGSIIHTGMQNDWGGYENDCSLVRLAESHFMMIAPTVQQTRSMAWINKHMLPGGGVNISDVTSMYTAICVLGPYSRILLSELTDTDLSQKNFPFFTYRELDVGLANGIRTMNITHTGELGYVLYIPNEFALHVYGRLVEAGQRYGIQHAGYYATRALRIEKFYAFWGQDLDTFTTPLECGRSWRVKFNKPIEFIGRKALEKQRKDGVHRMYVQLLLNDHDHEVDLWCWGGEPIYRNGQYCGMTTTTGYGFTLKKQVCLGFVRHLDENGKEMPVTNDYILSGHYEVEIAGIRYEARVNLHSPNLPTKFPDREREAYHATRDKPDQGDLLLYDQKKP